Proteins encoded together in one Ptiloglossa arizonensis isolate GNS036 chromosome 9, iyPtiAriz1_principal, whole genome shotgun sequence window:
- the LOC143151642 gene encoding uncharacterized protein LOC143151642, giving the protein MMEGKGVYKWSNGAQYKGDFEQNRMHGRGLLEWNNDYWYEGDFANGYRHGKGLLVNGETRFMYTGQWSRGHRHGKGYCRFGNNGSYDGDWVLEKMWGIGLRIYPSGTRYVGQWKNGLRHGIGTVVWTNGNVYRGEWKCGAMNGYGSYVWEGFFNKTFTWPQEASYVGYWRNGMRHGKGQLKLNSVGGAEYSGNWKDDKKHGHGIIIGNNGEKFEADPLFLNDILVSSVNRSDSLEDRSKLEDTCEYVPTVKEAQSLFLEKPSQLKETSITPILKPEQFPSLSYYLARLLDPIRLEPHVALSNLYGKCYMCENQSCSCLEPHSSDNKEKVVTETTNTFKSKWEDEKRWTYNCLTLHISRLRQIYNDYAKLFATSTPKCNLRMSRLCLWQLWRDCSINKKGLSLIKIDIYIGKPKNKSTFMKDPHHPFEKIEIWQFLHALLEVSWHIYTKYDNFESQEVNGKLASGLDKLLKNHIYPHSGNHIGSVCREYQNLLPMHCVFELYTNIGFPCTAKDLLRATCALKAFLNQISPTKEHLLEHYYTLKTLYMILPEIFYVQNYVITVINVVNVEIDYLLHNIEYILEVISLRPLTTYRNECD; this is encoded by the exons ATGATGGAAGGCAAAGGCGTGTATAAATGGTCTAATGGTGCTCAATACAAg GGAGACTTTGAGCAGAATCGTATGCATGGAAGAGGTTTATTAGAGTGGAATAATGATTATTGGTACGAAGGCGATTTCGCGAATGGTTATCGTCATGGTAAGGGGCTCCtagtgaatggagaaactcgtttCATGTACACTGGTCAGTGGTCTAGGGGTCATAGACATGGGAAAGG TTACTGTCGTTTCGGTAATAACGGTTCATACGACGGTGATTGGGTATTGGAGAAAATGTGGGGGATTGGTTTACGAATTTACCCAAGTGGAACTCGTTACGTGGGTCAATGGAAAAATGGACTTCGCCATGGTATCGGAACCGTGGTTTGGACTAATGGGAATGTTTACCGTGGAGAATGGAAATGTGGTGCAATGAATGG TTACGGATCGTACGTATGGGAAGGATTCTTTAATAAAACATTCACGTGGCCACAAGAGGCTTCTTACGTAGGTTACTGGCGTAATGGAATGCGCCATGGCAAAG GACAATTAAAGTTAAATTCAGTAGGTGGAGCTGAATATTCCGGAAACTGGAAGGACGATAAGAAACATGGTCACGGAATTATTATTG GGAATAATGGAGAGAAGTTTGAAGCTGAtcctttatttttaaacgatattttgGTTTCATCTGTCAACAGAAGTGATAGTTTAGAAGATCGATCAAAACTCGAAGACACGTGTGAATATGTTCCTACAGTAAAAGAAGCTCAATCATT ATTTCTTGAAAAACCAAGTCAATTAAAGGAAACTTCGATAACTCCTATTTTAAAACCGGAACAGTTCCCATCTTTGTCTTATTATCTAGCTCGTTTACTGGATCCAATACGTCTAGAACCACATGTTGCACTTTCAAATTTATATGGAAAATGTTACATGTGTGAAAACCAATCTTGTTCCTGTTTGGAACCACATTCAAGCG ATAACAAAGAAAAAGTTGTTACGGAAACGACAAATACTTTTAAATCTAAGTGGGAGGATGAAAAACGTTGGACATATAACTGTTTAACATTGCACATCTCTCGTCTGCGACAAATTTATAATGATTATGCAAAATTGTTCGCAACATCAACGCCAAAATGCAATCTTAGAATGAGCAGATTGTGTTTATGGCAATTATGGCGAGATTGTAGTATTAACAAAAAAGGATTAAGTTTGATTAAAATCGATATTTATATAGGTAaac CAAAAAATAAGTCTACCTTCATGAAAGACCCTCATCATccctttgaaaaaattgaaatttggcaATTTTTACACGCGTTATTAGAAGTTTCTTGGCACAtatatacgaaatacgataaCTTTGAATCCCAGGAAGTGAATGGAAAACTCGCTAGCGGTTTAGATAAACTTTTGAAAAATCATATATATCCCCACTCTGGAAATCACATCG GTAGTGTATGCCGTGAATACCAGAATTTATTGCCTATGCATtgtgtattcgaattgtatacgAACATTGGATTTCCATGTACTGCAAAAGATCTTCTTCGAGCTACGTGTGCCCTAAAAG cgTTTTTAAACCAGATTTCGCCAACAAAAGAACACCTTTT AGAACATTATTATACACTAAAAACATTATATATGATACTTCCTGAAATTTTTTATGTACAAAACTATGTGATAACAGTCATTAATGTTGTGAATGttg AAATTGATTATCTACTTCATAATATTGAATATATACTGGAGGTTATTTCTTTAAGACCGTTAACCACTTACAGAAATGAAtg